Proteins encoded within one genomic window of Jiangella mangrovi:
- a CDS encoding aspartate aminotransferase family protein has protein sequence MTDALDVRRRRVLGESYRLFYRDPVHLVRGEGVWLYDASGRRYLDAYNNVPSVGHGNPRVAAAMAEQARRLNAHTRYLSDEIVDYGERLLGLFDDSLDRAVFACTGSEANDLAYRMAREFTGAAGAIVTANAYHGVTGEIAALSPSLTSELAPTARAVPAPDPRLGAQAGPRFAAGVRAAVDDLARHGLRPAMLIVDTVMSSDGIIPDPVGMLADAVRVVRDAGGLYVADEVQAGFGRLGDGLWGFDRHGLVPDVVTLGKPMGNGYPLAGVVTRSEITSAFGGRYRYFNTFGGSSVAAAVGSAVLSEIADRDLVASCREVGARLRDGLEELAARHDLIGDVRGAGLFVGVDVEAGGGPSGAAAQAVVDGLRDAGVLVSATGPASATLKIRPPLVFGTEHADLLVETLDTVLAGMTERTAD, from the coding sequence ATGACCGACGCGTTGGACGTCCGCCGCCGCCGGGTGCTCGGCGAGAGCTACCGCCTGTTCTACCGCGACCCCGTCCACCTGGTCCGGGGCGAGGGCGTGTGGCTGTACGACGCGAGCGGGCGGCGCTACCTCGACGCCTACAACAACGTGCCGTCCGTCGGGCACGGGAACCCGCGGGTGGCGGCCGCGATGGCGGAGCAGGCGCGCCGCCTCAACGCGCACACCCGGTACCTGTCCGACGAGATCGTCGACTACGGCGAGCGGCTGCTCGGGCTGTTCGACGACTCCCTCGATCGGGCCGTCTTCGCCTGCACCGGCAGCGAGGCGAACGACCTCGCCTACCGCATGGCCCGCGAGTTCACCGGAGCCGCCGGCGCGATCGTCACGGCGAACGCGTACCACGGCGTGACCGGCGAGATCGCCGCGCTGTCGCCGTCGCTCACCTCCGAGCTCGCGCCCACAGCGCGCGCCGTTCCGGCGCCCGACCCGCGGCTCGGCGCCCAGGCCGGCCCGCGGTTCGCCGCCGGTGTGCGGGCCGCCGTCGACGACCTCGCCCGGCACGGTCTGCGCCCGGCCATGCTCATCGTCGACACCGTGATGTCCAGCGACGGCATCATCCCCGACCCGGTGGGGATGCTGGCCGACGCGGTGCGCGTGGTCAGGGACGCGGGCGGCCTGTACGTGGCCGACGAGGTCCAGGCCGGGTTCGGACGGTTGGGCGACGGCCTGTGGGGCTTCGACCGGCACGGCCTGGTCCCCGACGTCGTCACGCTCGGCAAACCCATGGGCAACGGGTACCCGCTGGCCGGCGTGGTGACCCGGTCCGAGATCACCTCGGCGTTCGGCGGGCGGTACCGCTACTTCAACACGTTCGGCGGGAGCAGCGTGGCCGCCGCCGTCGGCTCGGCGGTGCTGAGCGAGATCGCCGACCGCGACCTGGTCGCGTCCTGCCGCGAGGTCGGCGCGCGGCTGCGGGACGGCCTGGAGGAACTGGCGGCGAGGCACGACCTCATCGGTGACGTACGCGGCGCCGGGCTGTTCGTGGGCGTGGACGTGGAGGCCGGCGGCGGACCGTCCGGCGCGGCCGCGCAGGCCGTGGTCGACGGGCTGCGCGATGCCGGGGTGCTGGTCAGCGCGACCGGGCCGGCAAGCGCGACCCTGAAGATACGGCCGCCGCTGGTGTTCGGCACCGAGCACGCGGACCTGCTCGTCGAGACGTTGGACACCGTGCTCGCCGGGATGACGGAGCGCACCGCGGACTGA
- a CDS encoding ArgE/DapE family deacylase, translating to MTPERLAAADAALLDARIDELWAGYVDVLSDLVRIPSTAPHERAAQELLAARARAAGMDAELWDTDPQGLAAHPGFATADHSRQVRPNLTAVLPGTGGGRSVAVSGHVDVVPVEPLAHWTRNPWGGTVDGDRLYGRGALDMKGGLVAGLLAIHAVASSGLPRRGDLVFESVIEEESTGNGTLAARERGPHVDAAVIPEITGEHVQIANPGVLWFEVTVTGTPAYVGQAGASVNAIDVAAELIAHLRSLPARFNAAFRHPAYDGIDEPLTLNTGTIRGGDWPSNVPLECVVGFRLAFPLDWPVQRARDEVLTCVDEFAAAQRRPGAHPPRVRWHGFQAPGFAIDPGEPIVALLRAEAEGVSGAPAPVSPMLGTADARYFAARGIPAVYYGPGGGGMHAPDEWVDLASVRRVARTLARTVAAWVGRA from the coding sequence ATGACGCCAGAGCGCCTGGCAGCCGCCGACGCCGCGCTGCTCGACGCCCGGATCGACGAGCTGTGGGCCGGCTACGTCGATGTCCTCTCCGACCTCGTTCGCATCCCCAGCACCGCCCCGCACGAGCGCGCGGCTCAGGAGCTCCTGGCCGCGCGGGCGCGTGCCGCGGGGATGGACGCCGAGCTGTGGGACACCGACCCGCAGGGCCTGGCCGCGCACCCCGGCTTCGCCACCGCCGACCACAGCCGGCAGGTCCGCCCCAACCTGACGGCGGTGCTGCCGGGAACGGGCGGAGGCCGGTCCGTCGCGGTGAGCGGGCACGTCGACGTCGTCCCCGTCGAGCCGCTCGCGCACTGGACCCGCAACCCGTGGGGCGGGACCGTCGACGGCGACCGGCTCTACGGCCGCGGCGCGCTGGACATGAAGGGTGGCCTGGTAGCCGGGCTCCTGGCGATCCACGCCGTCGCGTCGAGCGGACTGCCACGCCGGGGTGACCTCGTCTTCGAGTCCGTCATCGAGGAGGAGAGCACCGGCAACGGCACCCTGGCCGCCCGTGAGCGCGGCCCGCACGTCGACGCCGCGGTGATCCCCGAGATCACAGGCGAGCACGTCCAGATCGCCAACCCCGGCGTTCTCTGGTTCGAGGTCACCGTCACCGGGACACCCGCATACGTCGGCCAGGCCGGTGCGTCCGTCAACGCCATCGACGTCGCGGCCGAGCTGATCGCCCATCTGAGGTCGCTGCCGGCCCGGTTCAACGCCGCGTTCCGGCACCCGGCCTATGACGGCATCGACGAGCCGCTGACGCTCAACACCGGCACGATCCGCGGCGGCGACTGGCCCTCGAACGTGCCGCTGGAGTGCGTCGTCGGGTTCCGGCTCGCCTTCCCGCTCGACTGGCCCGTCCAGCGGGCCAGGGACGAGGTGCTGACCTGCGTCGACGAGTTCGCCGCGGCCCAGCGCCGGCCCGGCGCCCATCCGCCCCGGGTGCGCTGGCACGGCTTCCAGGCCCCCGGATTCGCGATCGACCCCGGCGAGCCGATCGTGGCGCTGCTGCGCGCCGAGGCCGAGGGGGTATCCGGCGCTCCGGCTCCGGTGTCGCCGATGCTCGGCACGGCCGACGCGCGGTACTTCGCCGCCCGCGGCATCCCCGCCGTCTACTACGGGCCGGGCGGCGGCGGGATGCACGCCCCGGACGAGTGGGTGGACCTCGCGAGCGTCCGGCGGGTCGCCCGGACCCTGGCCCGCACGGTGGCGGCGTGGGTCGGGCGCGCGTGA
- a CDS encoding SDR family NAD(P)-dependent oxidoreductase, which translates to MAATDLSGRTALVTGAGGGIGAAIAHELAGRRARVVLADLPGSAGLAAVRSDIEAAGGEADTEELDVTDADAVTALFGGGSGPLAATDILVNAAGVLFGTPVREISEDEWDLVLDVNLKSSFLLSQAALEPMQARGWGRVVNLSSTAGKNVSTIGGAHYTAAKAGVLGLTRHLAAEYAASGVTVNAVCPGLIDTPMVHRTIDAEQVRRYAEGFPIPRLGRPEEVAALVGFLASDEAAYITGASVDVNGGDLMI; encoded by the coding sequence ATGGCAGCCACGGATCTCTCCGGCCGCACCGCGCTCGTGACCGGAGCCGGCGGCGGCATCGGCGCGGCGATCGCGCACGAGCTCGCAGGCCGGCGCGCCCGAGTCGTCCTGGCCGACCTGCCCGGCTCGGCGGGTCTCGCCGCGGTCCGGTCGGACATCGAGGCAGCAGGCGGCGAGGCGGACACCGAAGAGCTGGACGTCACCGACGCCGACGCGGTCACGGCGCTGTTCGGCGGTGGCTCGGGCCCGCTGGCGGCCACGGACATCCTGGTCAACGCTGCCGGCGTCCTGTTCGGGACGCCGGTCCGCGAGATCAGCGAGGACGAGTGGGACCTCGTGCTCGACGTGAATCTCAAGTCCAGCTTCCTGTTGTCGCAGGCGGCGCTGGAGCCGATGCAGGCCCGTGGCTGGGGCCGCGTGGTCAACCTGTCGTCCACCGCGGGCAAGAACGTCAGCACCATCGGCGGCGCCCACTACACCGCCGCCAAGGCCGGCGTGCTGGGGCTGACCCGGCATCTCGCCGCGGAGTACGCCGCGTCGGGGGTGACGGTGAACGCCGTCTGCCCCGGCCTCATCGACACCCCCATGGTGCACCGGACCATCGACGCGGAGCAGGTGCGCCGGTACGCGGAGGGCTTCCCGATCCCCAGGCTCGGGCGGCCCGAGGAGGTGGCCGCGCTGGTCGGCTTCCTCGCCTCGGACGAAGCGGCCTACATCACCGGCGCGAGCGTGGACGTCAACGGCGGGGACCTGATGATATGA
- a CDS encoding phosphotransferase: MGRARVSDDGARAAAVHLQPPVPAPFGPLLEDHAPGTTVEEARSLARTHFGLDGTVEPLSGERDRNFRVLEPGGDAWVLKVVHPAEPPVLSDLQTQALRHVAAVDPALPVPRIRPASEPVRGEVFWPPSAPDGAPRSRVRVYSYLPGTPLHAVPPSPSLRTDLGRQLGRLDRALAAFRHPGAQHDLLWDASKATRVRDVLDPADTVAHGLLAHFAEHAVPALPLLRHQVIHNDANPQNVMADAAGERVAGIIDFGDIIRAPLVQEAATASAYQLVDGDTALDACLDVVRGYHEVNPLTAAEIEVLFDLVVARLVLIVAITGWRAAQHPKNRRYILRNHRRARLGLERAAEVGCAAATAEFQRLLEGP, encoded by the coding sequence GTGGGTCGGGCGCGCGTGAGCGACGACGGCGCCCGAGCGGCGGCCGTGCACCTGCAGCCGCCGGTACCCGCCCCGTTCGGGCCGCTGCTCGAGGACCACGCGCCCGGCACCACGGTCGAGGAGGCGCGGTCGCTCGCACGCACGCACTTCGGCCTCGACGGGACGGTGGAGCCACTCAGCGGCGAGCGGGACCGCAACTTCCGCGTGCTGGAGCCCGGTGGCGATGCGTGGGTGCTCAAGGTGGTGCATCCGGCCGAACCGCCGGTGCTGAGTGACCTGCAGACCCAGGCGCTGCGGCACGTCGCCGCCGTCGACCCCGCGCTCCCCGTGCCGCGCATCCGCCCGGCGTCGGAGCCCGTACGGGGCGAGGTGTTCTGGCCGCCGTCAGCGCCGGACGGAGCGCCGCGCTCGCGTGTGCGGGTGTACTCGTACCTCCCCGGGACACCGCTGCACGCCGTCCCGCCGTCGCCGTCGCTGCGGACCGACCTGGGCCGGCAGCTGGGCCGGTTGGACCGCGCCCTGGCGGCGTTCCGCCATCCGGGCGCGCAGCACGACCTCCTCTGGGACGCCAGCAAGGCGACGCGGGTGCGGGACGTGCTCGATCCCGCGGACACCGTGGCCCACGGCCTGCTGGCGCATTTCGCCGAGCATGCGGTGCCGGCGCTGCCGCTGCTGCGCCACCAGGTGATCCACAACGACGCGAACCCGCAGAACGTCATGGCCGACGCGGCCGGCGAGCGTGTCGCCGGCATCATCGACTTCGGCGACATCATCCGAGCGCCGCTGGTCCAGGAGGCGGCGACGGCGAGCGCCTATCAACTCGTCGACGGCGACACCGCGCTGGACGCCTGCCTCGACGTCGTCCGCGGCTACCACGAGGTCAACCCGCTGACCGCTGCCGAGATCGAGGTGCTCTTCGACCTGGTGGTCGCGCGGCTCGTCCTGATCGTCGCCATCACCGGCTGGCGGGCCGCCCAGCACCCCAAGAACCGCCGGTACATCCTGCGCAACCACCGGCGCGCCCGGCTGGGGCTGGAGCGCGCCGCCGAGGTGGGCTGCGCCGCAGCCACCGCCGAGTTCCAGCGTCTCCTGGAGGGACCATGA
- a CDS encoding aldehyde dehydrogenase family protein: MAKQASRPTAPTRETSGSIVLDISELPAQAVHQQLYVAGGFEPAADGRTFPTVNPATGEPIADIALAGPEDVDRAVAAARGAFDRWAGLDPRERGRLLRRIAETMIDNLELLAQVECLDLGKPITDCRAGVRDSAAWFEYFADVTPHLRSSTIPHADAQLAYVLRRPRGVVAVIPAWNFPLPLYGIKIAAALGTGNAVVLKPAEQTPLSALLLATLCAEAGLPPGVLNVLTGPGAETGRLLVRHPGVDMITFTGSTEVGREIAAAAGERLTKVTLELGGKSPNIVFADADLESAAATGLFSFTVNQGQLCSAGTRLLVERPVHDELLALLTAKAEALRVGDPRDEASHLGAIVSDRQLSRVEGYVESGRQSGATVVTGGRRAEVPGLPGGYFYTPTIFTDVDPAARIANEEIFGPVLAVLPFDDEEEAVRLANAVDYGLAAGVWTRDLDRVHRVSSAVEAGIVWVNTMHQLSPAVPYTGWKQSGLGVEGGTEQALEFTRPKSVWVGSSAAAPRFV, encoded by the coding sequence GTGGCGAAGCAAGCATCCCGTCCGACCGCACCGACCCGCGAGACCTCCGGGAGCATCGTGCTCGACATCTCCGAACTCCCCGCCCAGGCCGTCCACCAGCAGCTCTACGTCGCAGGTGGGTTCGAGCCCGCCGCTGACGGGCGCACCTTCCCCACGGTCAACCCGGCCACCGGCGAGCCGATCGCCGACATCGCCCTGGCCGGGCCGGAGGACGTCGACCGCGCGGTGGCCGCCGCTCGCGGCGCGTTCGATCGCTGGGCGGGCCTCGACCCGCGCGAGCGCGGCCGCCTCCTGCGCCGCATCGCCGAGACGATGATCGACAACCTCGAGCTGCTGGCGCAGGTGGAGTGCCTCGACCTCGGCAAGCCGATCACCGACTGCCGGGCCGGCGTGCGTGACTCGGCGGCGTGGTTCGAGTACTTCGCCGACGTCACGCCGCATCTGCGCAGTTCGACGATTCCGCACGCGGACGCCCAGCTGGCCTACGTCCTACGCCGGCCGCGCGGTGTGGTCGCGGTGATCCCGGCCTGGAACTTCCCGCTGCCGCTCTACGGCATCAAGATCGCCGCGGCCCTGGGCACCGGCAACGCCGTCGTGCTCAAGCCGGCCGAGCAGACGCCGTTGAGCGCCCTGCTGCTGGCCACCCTCTGCGCCGAGGCGGGTCTCCCTCCGGGCGTGCTCAACGTACTCACGGGTCCCGGTGCCGAGACCGGCCGGCTCCTGGTCCGGCACCCGGGCGTCGACATGATCACGTTCACCGGCAGCACCGAGGTCGGCCGCGAGATCGCCGCGGCGGCGGGGGAGCGGCTCACCAAGGTCACGCTCGAGCTGGGCGGCAAGTCGCCGAACATCGTCTTCGCCGACGCCGACCTCGAGAGCGCCGCGGCGACGGGTCTGTTCAGCTTCACCGTCAACCAGGGCCAGCTCTGCAGCGCGGGCACCCGGCTGCTGGTCGAGCGGCCGGTGCACGACGAGCTGCTCGCCCTGCTGACGGCGAAGGCGGAGGCGCTGCGGGTCGGTGACCCGAGGGACGAGGCGTCGCACCTGGGCGCCATCGTCAGCGACCGGCAGCTGAGCCGGGTCGAGGGCTACGTGGAGTCCGGCCGCCAGTCCGGCGCGACGGTGGTGACCGGCGGGCGCCGGGCCGAGGTGCCGGGGCTCCCCGGCGGCTACTTCTACACCCCGACCATCTTCACCGACGTCGATCCCGCCGCTCGCATCGCGAACGAGGAGATCTTCGGGCCGGTGCTGGCGGTGCTTCCGTTCGACGACGAGGAGGAGGCCGTGAGGCTGGCCAACGCCGTCGACTACGGGCTGGCCGCGGGCGTCTGGACCCGTGATCTCGACCGGGTGCACCGGGTGTCGAGCGCCGTCGAGGCCGGCATCGTCTGGGTCAACACCATGCACCAGCTCTCGCCGGCCGTCCCCTACACCGGCTGGAAGCAGAGCGGGCTG
- a CDS encoding SDR family NAD(P)-dependent oxidoreductase codes for MSDHQSGGPGGRVALVTGASRGIGRALATGLARAGWDLALLGRDRVALDATAEQCGDVRVLTLEGDVRLAADVTAAVEAAETALGPLSALVNNAGAQHVGPALELSPEHLDDIVDTNLKGAFLCSQAAGRSMLRRGGGGAIVNIASAAALVGTTGRAAYAASKAGLVMLTRTLAREWAPHRIRVNAVAPTFVDTDLGRQTLADPASRAAVVAAIPLGRVAGYDDIVPAVEYLLDDGRAGFVTGQVLAVDGGLSA; via the coding sequence ATGAGCGACCACCAATCCGGGGGTCCCGGCGGCCGGGTCGCCCTCGTCACGGGCGCGTCCCGCGGCATCGGCCGCGCTCTGGCCACCGGTCTGGCGCGGGCGGGCTGGGATCTCGCGCTGCTCGGCCGCGACCGGGTCGCTCTCGACGCCACCGCCGAACAGTGCGGAGACGTCCGTGTGCTCACGCTCGAGGGCGATGTGCGCCTGGCGGCCGATGTCACCGCCGCCGTCGAGGCTGCGGAGACGGCACTGGGCCCGCTCTCGGCGCTGGTCAACAATGCCGGCGCGCAGCACGTCGGCCCGGCGCTGGAGCTCTCCCCGGAGCACCTCGACGACATCGTCGACACCAACCTCAAGGGCGCCTTCCTGTGCTCCCAGGCCGCCGGCCGGTCGATGCTCCGCCGCGGGGGCGGCGGCGCGATCGTCAACATTGCCTCGGCGGCGGCGCTGGTGGGCACCACTGGACGGGCCGCCTACGCCGCGAGCAAGGCGGGGCTGGTCATGCTGACTCGGACGCTCGCGCGCGAGTGGGCTCCGCACCGCATCAGGGTGAACGCCGTCGCGCCGACGTTCGTCGACACCGATCTGGGCCGCCAGACGCTCGCCGACCCGGCGTCCCGCGCGGCGGTCGTCGCCGCGATCCCTCTCGGCCGGGTGGCCGGCTACGACGACATCGTCCCCGCCGTCGAGTACCTGCTCGACGACGGCCGGGCCGGGTTCGTCACCGGCCAGGTGCTCGCCGTCGACGGCGGACTGTCGGCGTAG